In the Desulfosporosinus acidiphilus SJ4 genome, GCGACCAGTTTATCTGATTTTCTTGAGCGAGCCGATCAGGTGAAAATGATCGTAGGTACTTACAGTAAGATCCAAAATGATATAGCCGGTTTAGATAAATCATTAAACGATCAAAAGGAATTAATTAATCAAAAGAAAGCTTCAATACAATCGACACTTGATGAAAAGACTCAGTCTCAACAGTCTGTCCAGCAAGTGTTAGACAAGCAGCAAGAAGTCCTGTCGCAGTTGAGTACGCAAGAAAAAGCAACACTCACTCAATCTTTAAATGCCAAAGCGAAAGTCAATAGAATTCAACAATTGATTCAGCAACAGGAGATAGAGGCTGCTAACGCTGCGAGGGACAAAGGGGCAATTGGTCAGGGAGATACTGGTGGCGTGTCTGGGACCGTAGCAGTATCCGGCGGTGCAAAGGAAGTCCTAAGTTATGCATCTCAATTTCTAGGCATTCCCTATGTATGGGGCGGGACAACCCCTTCACCGGGGTTTGATTGCTCCGGATATATTCAATATGTTTATCGCCATTTTGGCATATCTTTAAGTCGAACTTCAGAACAACAGTTTACGAATGGGGTGCCTGTTTCTCGCTCAGACCTTAGGCCTGGAGATCTTGTGTTCTTTCATACCTATGCTTCAGATGCTTCTCATGTTGGAATTTATGTAGGAAATAATACGATGATTAATTCTTCCAACGGCGGTGTCTCCTATGATGATATGACAAATTCATATTGGTCGGTTCGTTACTTAGGGGCACGACGTGTTCTTGCTCAGTAAAAATCTCACACGCCTTTTAAATTCGGTAGATTAATTAATTTAATCGCAAACCGTATTTAAAGGGCGTTTTGTTTTTATACTATCGGCCTAGAACCGCAAATTTTTAAGACTGAATTTATTTTAAAGTAATCTCGTCTTTTGGTTAAAAAACGCTAAACGGGACATCTGTCATATCGAAAGCATATGTAAATAATCTAAGTAAGACAAAAGATTAATAACAAGGTGGACTAGGTAAGGGGGAATCGTCGTGGATCATCAACAAAAGATACAGCAAAATTTCGGACAGAGAGCCAAGGAATACAGATTAAGCTCAACACATGGAAATCCTGAAGATTTGGAGAGAATGATCAAGCTTGTTAACCCGACTTCGGAGGCAAAAGCATTGGATGTGGCAACTGGAGGAGGACATACAGCTATTGCCTTAGCAAACTATGTGAAAGATGTTATCGCAATCGACATTACTTCCGAAATGTTAGCTGAAGCGAAAGCAGCGGCCGTTTCATCTCAAATCAAAAATATTGTTTTTCTGCTGGAAGACGTTCATAAACTTAATTTTCCTGACGAACAATTTGATATTGTTGCTTCAAGATTTGCTGTTCATCACTTTTTGGACGTGAAAAAAGCTTTAAGTGAAATGTGTAGAGTCT is a window encoding:
- a CDS encoding C40 family peptidase; amino-acid sequence: MNRKLFFYKSVVAGTIGALLLVSTGIPAQADDLHQQLLQSQQQVQTLNGTLNDQKDKVAKATAQVLALKQSIKVLNDGIARDQTSLTQEQSHLQDLENRQKKLEDQRQEHVKALGQFIKSNYEDGVTTYLAILLDATSLSDFLERADQVKMIVGTYSKIQNDIAGLDKSLNDQKELINQKKASIQSTLDEKTQSQQSVQQVLDKQQEVLSQLSTQEKATLTQSLNAKAKVNRIQQLIQQQEIEAANAARDKGAIGQGDTGGVSGTVAVSGGAKEVLSYASQFLGIPYVWGGTTPSPGFDCSGYIQYVYRHFGISLSRTSEQQFTNGVPVSRSDLRPGDLVFFHTYASDASHVGIYVGNNTMINSSNGGVSYDDMTNSYWSVRYLGARRVLAQ
- a CDS encoding class I SAM-dependent methyltransferase, which gives rise to MDHQQKIQQNFGQRAKEYRLSSTHGNPEDLERMIKLVNPTSEAKALDVATGGGHTAIALANYVKDVIAIDITSEMLAEAKAAAVSSQIKNIVFLLEDVHKLNFPDEQFDIVASRFAVHHFLDVKKALSEMCRVLKPSGKLYILDCSVFDGEESEREINRIELLRDSSHHCSYSPRQWQELLKELPLKCGHTSLLQEQYQLPKWFDRMDTCQENRQEIFRVLSNLSGHCKIKYPFGPDYITTYRYEILATKF